The proteins below come from a single Micromonospora citrea genomic window:
- a CDS encoding uracil-xanthine permease family protein produces the protein MTEAPTEPRSRWSAWTIHGDGRSVRPGDVVHPGERLSWPRTLGIGVQHVVAMFGATFTVPLITGFPPATTLFFSGIGTLLFLLITGNRLPSYLGSSFAFIAPVLAAKAGGDIGPALGGIVVAGVALAAVGLVVQLAGSRWIDALMPPVVTGAIVALIGLNLAPVAWDGGGSGTGVKAQPLIAVVTLAAILLATVAFRGFLARLSILLGVLVGWLLAAALGDLDPKAVDGLRDAAWIGLPEFHAPSFSLRAVVLVIPVILVLIAENAGHVKAVAAMTGRNLDRDMGRAFMGDGLATVLAGSGGGSGTTTYAENIGVMAATRVYSTAAYWVAGLAAVLLGLSPKFGALILTVPAGVLGGATTALYGLIAILGARIWIENRVDFHDPVNLMTAAVALIVGAANYTLTAGDLSFNGIALGTAAALVIYHGMRLVAHLRGTTPEPRQTPDPEL, from the coding sequence ATGACAGAAGCTCCCACCGAGCCGCGCTCCCGCTGGTCCGCCTGGACAATCCACGGCGACGGCCGGTCCGTCCGCCCCGGCGACGTGGTCCACCCCGGCGAACGGCTCTCCTGGCCGCGCACCCTCGGCATCGGCGTGCAGCACGTCGTGGCGATGTTCGGCGCCACGTTCACCGTGCCGCTGATCACCGGCTTCCCGCCGGCCACCACGCTGTTCTTCTCCGGGATCGGCACGCTGCTGTTCCTGCTGATCACCGGCAACCGGCTGCCCTCGTACCTCGGCTCGTCGTTCGCCTTCATCGCCCCCGTGCTGGCCGCGAAGGCCGGCGGGGACATCGGCCCGGCGCTCGGCGGCATCGTCGTCGCCGGCGTCGCGCTGGCCGCCGTCGGGCTGGTCGTGCAGCTCGCCGGGTCACGCTGGATCGACGCGCTGATGCCGCCGGTGGTGACCGGGGCGATCGTCGCGCTCATCGGCCTGAACCTCGCCCCGGTCGCCTGGGACGGCGGGGGCAGCGGCACCGGGGTGAAGGCCCAGCCGCTGATCGCCGTGGTGACCCTGGCCGCGATCCTGCTCGCCACTGTGGCCTTCCGCGGCTTCCTGGCCCGGCTGTCCATTCTGCTCGGCGTGCTGGTCGGTTGGCTGCTCGCCGCCGCGCTCGGCGACCTGGACCCGAAGGCCGTCGACGGGCTGCGCGACGCCGCCTGGATCGGCCTGCCGGAGTTCCACGCGCCGAGTTTCAGTCTGCGCGCGGTGGTGCTGGTCATCCCCGTGATCCTGGTGCTGATCGCCGAGAACGCCGGACACGTCAAGGCAGTCGCCGCGATGACCGGCCGCAACCTGGACAGGGACATGGGCCGGGCGTTCATGGGCGACGGCCTGGCCACCGTGCTCGCCGGCTCCGGCGGCGGCTCCGGCACCACCACCTACGCCGAGAACATCGGCGTCATGGCCGCCACCCGCGTCTACTCCACGGCCGCGTACTGGGTGGCCGGGCTCGCGGCGGTGCTGCTCGGACTCAGCCCGAAGTTCGGCGCGCTGATCCTCACCGTGCCGGCGGGCGTGCTCGGCGGCGCCACCACCGCCCTCTACGGCCTCATCGCCATCCTCGGCGCCCGGATCTGGATCGAGAACCGGGTGGACTTCCACGACCCGGTGAACCTGATGACGGCGGCGGTCGCGCTGATCGTCGGCGCGGCCAACTACACCCTCACCGCCGGCGATCTGTCCTTCAACGGCATCGCCCTGGGCACCGCCGCCGCCCTGGTCATCTACCACGGCATGCGCCTGGTGGCCCACCTGCGCGGAACCACCCCCGAACCCCGCCAAACCCCCGACCCCGAACTCTGA
- a CDS encoding glycosyltransferase family 2 protein: protein MTNEPEIEVTVLLPCLNEAETLEVCVRKALRSLRECGVDGEVLVSDNGSTDGSQEIAERAGARVVHAPVRGYGGALQFGIDQARGRYVIMADADDSYALSELGPFVEALRAGHDVVMGNRFRGGIAPGAMPPLHRYLGNPVLSWLGRRLFGLREVRDFHCGMRGFNTERIRALGLCMPGMEFASELVVRAALAGYDIVEVPTTLSPDGRSRPPHLRTWRDGWRHLRFLLVFAPRKTLVRPGATLAALGLAGVGALTPGPLSLGPVRLDVSTLVYACLMVLVGVQLVLFGGLAEIYGRQERLAPQRASDRWIRLLRLETSVTVGLLLLVAGTAGTVGAVAYWGLDGFGDLNPHDTLRVVLPSATAIALGVVVLFSGLVGSLLTLRPTHPTPPITRQPTPTHDRLVTNH, encoded by the coding sequence ATGACGAACGAACCGGAGATCGAGGTCACGGTGCTTCTGCCGTGCCTCAACGAGGCTGAGACGCTCGAGGTCTGCGTCCGCAAGGCGCTGCGCTCGCTGCGGGAGTGCGGAGTCGACGGGGAGGTGCTGGTCTCCGACAACGGCTCCACCGACGGGTCGCAGGAGATCGCCGAACGCGCCGGCGCCCGCGTGGTGCACGCCCCTGTCCGCGGCTACGGCGGCGCCCTCCAGTTCGGCATCGACCAGGCGCGCGGCCGGTACGTCATCATGGCCGACGCCGACGACTCGTACGCCCTGTCGGAACTCGGCCCGTTCGTCGAGGCGCTGCGCGCCGGCCACGACGTGGTGATGGGCAACCGGTTCCGGGGCGGAATCGCGCCGGGTGCCATGCCACCCCTGCACCGCTACCTGGGCAACCCCGTCCTGAGCTGGCTCGGCCGTCGGCTGTTCGGGCTGCGCGAGGTGCGGGACTTCCACTGCGGCATGCGCGGCTTCAACACCGAGCGGATCCGCGCGCTCGGGCTGTGCATGCCCGGCATGGAGTTCGCCTCCGAGCTGGTGGTGCGCGCCGCGCTGGCCGGGTACGACATCGTCGAGGTGCCGACCACGCTCTCGCCCGACGGCCGGTCCCGCCCACCGCACCTGCGTACCTGGCGGGACGGCTGGCGGCACCTGCGGTTCCTGCTGGTCTTCGCGCCGCGCAAGACCCTGGTCCGACCCGGCGCCACCCTGGCCGCGCTCGGGCTGGCCGGGGTGGGCGCGCTCACCCCGGGCCCGCTGAGCCTCGGCCCGGTCCGCCTCGACGTCAGCACACTGGTGTACGCCTGCCTGATGGTGCTCGTCGGGGTGCAGCTCGTGCTCTTCGGTGGCCTCGCCGAGATCTACGGACGGCAGGAGCGGCTCGCCCCGCAGCGCGCGTCGGACCGTTGGATCCGCCTGCTGCGGCTGGAGACCAGCGTCACCGTCGGCCTGTTGTTGCTCGTCGCCGGCACGGCCGGCACCGTCGGGGCGGTCGCCTACTGGGGGCTGGACGGGTTCGGCGACCTCAACCCGCACGACACGCTGCGCGTGGTGCTCCCGTCGGCCACCGCGATCGCGCTCGGTGTGGTCGTGCTCTTCTCCGGCCTGGTGGGCAGCCTGCTCACGCTGCGCCCCACGCACCCGACTCCGCCGATCACCCGCCAGCCCACCCCCACCCACGACCGCCTCGTCACCAACCACTAA